GAGCGCTGCTACCCGGCTTTCGGGCGCAATTGCCGGCGTCGGTCTCAATTGACGTGCTCTACGATCGGTCCGAATCGATTCGCGCGTCTGTCCGGGACGTGAAGTTCACGCTGATGCTCACGCTGGGCCTGGTGGTGATGGTGATCTTCCTGTTCCTGCGGAACATCTCGGCGACGCTCATACCCAGCGTGGCCATGCCCATGTCGCTGATCGGCACGTTCGCCGTCATGTATCTGCTGGGCTACAGCGTGGACAACCTCTCGTTGATGGCGCTGACGCTGTCGGTCGGGTTCGTGGTGGATGATGCCATTGTCGTGCTGGAAAACATCGTCCGGCACCTCGAGCAAGGCAAGCAAGTGATGCGCGCGGCGCTGGACGGCTCGCGCGAGATCGCCTTCACCGTACTTTCCATGACCCTATCGCTGGCCGCGGTGTTCATTCCGGTCATTTTCCTGGGGGGAATCCTGGGACGCCTGCTCAGTGAATTCGCGGTGACCATCGGCGTGGCGATTCTCGTTTCCGGGTTCGTCTCCCTCACGCTGACGCCGATGCTTTGCAGCCGATTTCTGCGAGCGAGAACGGAAACGCGGCACGGGTTGCTCTATCGCGCGACGGAGCGGGTCTTCGACACGGCGCTTTCTGTGTACGAATCTTCACTGCGGTGGGTGCTTCGCCACCACATTATCACGATGACCATTTCCGCGGCAATTCTCGCCGCCACGATCCACCTCTATCGAATTATTCCTAAAGGTTTTCTGCCCAGCGAAGACACCGGGCGAATCTTCATCCAGACCGAAGCGTCCGAGGGAATTTCATTTGACTCCATGGTCCGCCATCAGCAGGCGCTGGCGGATATTCTCCAGAAGGATCCGCGAATCAAGAGCTTCTTCTCCAGCATTGGATTTCGGGGAGGTAGCGCCTCCAGTGTGAACACGGGTGTGCTGTTCCTTCGCCTCCAACCGCGATCCGAGCGAAAGGAGTCCGTCGACGAGATCATCCAGGATCTGCGCGTGAAACTGGCCGTCGTTCCGGGGATTCGAGCGTTCCTGCAAAATCTCCCGCCGATTCGACTGGGCGGACATCTCACAAAGAGCCAATACCAGTACACCCTGCAGGGACCCGATGTCGGGGAATTGTACAGGCGGGTGCCCGACCTCGCCGACCGAATGCAGCAGTTACCCGGATTCCAGGACGTTACTACCGATCTGCAGTTGCGTTCGCCACAGGTGCACGTGGATATTGATCGCGACAAGATTGCCATGCTGGGCATCACGCCGGAGCAGATCGAGCTGGCACTGGGAAGCGCCTACGGATCAAAGCAAATCTCCACGATCTACGGGTCGAACAATCAGTATCAGGTTATCATCAGCGTCCAGTCGCAATACCAGTCTCAGCCGCAGAATATCCCCCAATTGCACATCCGGGCCGCGAACGGGACGCTCGTACCCCTGGATGCAATTGCGAAGATCACGCGCACGGTCGGCCCGTTGGCCATCAATCACCAGGGCCAACTACCCGCGGCGACTGTTTCTTTTAATCTCAAACCAGGATATTCGCTGGGCCCGGCCGTGGACGAGGTCGAGAACCTCGCCCGGACCATGCTGCCGGCCACGGTCATCGGGAGTTTCCAGGGTACCGCGCAGGTCTACCAGTCCTCATTGAAGGGGCTCGAAGCGCTGCTCATCATTTCCATTCTCGTGATCTACCTCGTACTGGGGATTCTGTACGAGAGCTACCTGCACCCCATAACCATCCTCACGGCCCTTCCGTTCGCGGGCTTCGGGGCACTGCTGACGCTCATGGTCTTCGATGTCGACCTGAATCTCTACGCCTTTGTCGGCGTCATCATGCTTATTGGCCTGGTCAAGAAGAACGGCATCATGATGGTGGATTTCGCCGTGGAAGCACAGCGGGATCGGAGCCTGCCTCCTCGCGACGCCATATTCGAGGCTTGCGTGGTGCGATTTCGCCCGATCATGATGACGACGATGGCGGCACTCATGGGGACGATTCCGATTGCGCTGGGACTGGGCGCGGGCGCGGAATCGCGCCAGCCTTTGGGACTGGCGGTCGTGGGTGGATTATTATTCTCTCAGTCGCTCACCCTCTTTGTAACGCCCGTGTTTTACGTGTACATGGAGTGGTTTCAGACGTGGTTGTTGCGCCGCGGAACACGTTCAGCGTTGCTGCACACCGCTTTCTCGGCGACTTGAGCGACAGAATTTCCGTGCTGTGGCGCTGCCAGTAGGGCTGTCTCGCCTAATTGCCGTACCGTCGAATGAGGAATCACCTGTGCAGATGCCGTCATCGAGCGGATGCTGCCAGCGCACGAAGCATCCGGAGGGAATCTCCGAATGGCTGAATGACCGGCTCTGCGAAGCTCAGGATTCTGCACGCCGTCGAGGCCATCCCATCCCTGCCCGACTGCCCCCGTCCGCCCCCCTATTCCACATTCCGTCCGGCCTGACACGGATCTTCGACCGCGATCTCGCCGTCGCCGGAATCCCCAAGCGCGACGAGCGCAATCGCTTCGTCGATATACACGCGTTGCGCGTAACGTTCGGCACCCACCTCTGCGCGGCCGGCGTTCCGCTTCGCACGGCTCAGGCAGCGATGCGTCACTCCAAGCCCGAGCTCACCGCCAACATCTACACCGACCCCAAACTGCTCGACGTCGCCGGCGCTATCAACGCCCTGCCGGCGCTGCCTGCCACCCCTGACCAACCCGCGCTCCGTCAAGCCATGTCATAATCACAATGGACCGAACGTCGCGCGTTTGCACAACCTCAGCAGTCGCCAGATAGGAGCCAAACGGCGGCAACTTCGCGCTTGTGACTTGTGGTACGCGCGCAACGCCTTCCGGTGACGCCGGAGTTCACCTTGCACTAAACCTTGCACGTACGCGCGTCCACGGCCGTCAATCCGAGGCCACCGGTGGCAAAACGGGGAGTTTTCCGAGGGCTTGTGGGAAGGTCGACGGGCTCGCCGTAAACGGCGCACCCGTCAAGAGTTGGACGCCGTTGTCGCTCGTGGACAACGGCCTTCAAAAACAGCGGGTGAAGGGACTTGAACCCTCGACATTCACGTTGGCAACGTGACGCTCTACCACTGAGCTACACCCGCAGCCAATTCGACAAAAGCGTACGAGGCCGGCCGGGGCATGTCAATCCCGCCTCCCCATGGAACAACCCCGAATTCGGCAGCGATCCAAACCAACGTCGCCCACGGCGTGCCTCGAGTGCAAGATTCCGGCGCCGAACGGGCCGATTATCGAACCTCGCCCTCCATCCCACCGCACACTCCGCGGCAACGGACCCGCCGTCCGCCTAGTTCGAGACCAGCTCCACAATCGACGTCATGCTCCCGCAGCACCGCGGAATGCGCCAGTCCCGCCCGAAGGCATGGATCTGGTCGCGCTTGAACTCTGCCCGCTCCAGCGGCGCCGTCTCCACAACCACGCGACCGGTTGTATCGACGGAGCATGCCAGTTGATAAGCCTGCTCGGCCGAATACCCGAACAACTTCTCCAGCATGCCGATCACGTAGTCGTAGGTATGGTCGTTGTCATCGAGAAGGATGACATTGTAGAGCTTGGGTCGTTGCGGCGGTTTCTCTTTCTTTGGCGCCGGCAAGGTCGGCCGAGGCGCCGGACTGACCGTTGTCGAGTTCATAGTTCTCAGTCTACCCCACCTGAGATTTCGCGCCAACGTCCATCAAACACGTCGTCGAACGAAGTCCCCTGTTACATCACGCTCGAAGAACAGGCAACGCGCCCCCTGCGCGTCCCTGAG
The genomic region above belongs to Phycisphaerae bacterium and contains:
- a CDS encoding efflux RND transporter permease subunit, with translation MNIVEPFIRRPVMTSLVMLGIMVFGIMSYRVLPVSDLPNVDFPTIQVTANLPGASPETMASSVATPLEREFSTIAGLDSMTSTSFLGSSQITVQFALDRNIDAAAQDIQAAIARAQAKLPPDMPTPPSYKKVNPADAPVLYLAVTSETLPLYTIDEYAETNLSQRISTVSGVAQVAVYGAQKYAVRIRVNPDALAAKRIGIDEVVAAVRSANVNLPTGVLDGTHQAFTVEANGQLKDAAAYAPLVVANRDGNPVRLDEVATIENSVENDKTAAWYGDVRGIVLAVQRQPGTNTVEVVNRVRALLPGFRAQLPASVSIDVLYDRSESIRASVRDVKFTLMLTLGLVVMVIFLFLRNISATLIPSVAMPMSLIGTFAVMYLLGYSVDNLSLMALTLSVGFVVDDAIVVLENIVRHLEQGKQVMRAALDGSREIAFTVLSMTLSLAAVFIPVIFLGGILGRLLSEFAVTIGVAILVSGFVSLTLTPMLCSRFLRARTETRHGLLYRATERVFDTALSVYESSLRWVLRHHIITMTISAAILAATIHLYRIIPKGFLPSEDTGRIFIQTEASEGISFDSMVRHQQALADILQKDPRIKSFFSSIGFRGGSASSVNTGVLFLRLQPRSERKESVDEIIQDLRVKLAVVPGIRAFLQNLPPIRLGGHLTKSQYQYTLQGPDVGELYRRVPDLADRMQQLPGFQDVTTDLQLRSPQVHVDIDRDKIAMLGITPEQIELALGSAYGSKQISTIYGSNNQYQVIISVQSQYQSQPQNIPQLHIRAANGTLVPLDAIAKITRTVGPLAINHQGQLPAATVSFNLKPGYSLGPAVDEVENLARTMLPATVIGSFQGTAQVYQSSLKGLEALLIISILVIYLVLGILYESYLHPITILTALPFAGFGALLTLMVFDVDLNLYAFVGVIMLIGLVKKNGIMMVDFAVEAQRDRSLPPRDAIFEACVVRFRPIMMTTMAALMGTIPIALGLGAGAESRQPLGLAVVGGLLFSQSLTLFVTPVFYVYMEWFQTWLLRRGTRSALLHTAFSAT
- a CDS encoding tyrosine-type recombinase/integrase, whose product is MPSSSGCCQRTKHPEGISEWLNDRLCEAQDSARRRGHPIPARLPPSAPLFHIPSGLTRIFDRDLAVAGIPKRDERNRFVDIHALRVTFGTHLCAAGVPLRTAQAAMRHSKPELTANIYTDPKLLDVAGAINALPALPATPDQPALRQAMS
- a CDS encoding ATP-dependent Clp protease adaptor ClpS gives rise to the protein MNSTTVSPAPRPTLPAPKKEKPPQRPKLYNVILLDDNDHTYDYVIGMLEKLFGYSAEQAYQLACSVDTTGRVVVETAPLERAEFKRDQIHAFGRDWRIPRCCGSMTSIVELVSN